Below is a window of Janthinobacterium lividum DNA.
GGCTGGAATCGGGAAAGAATTGCTTTTCGATAAAGTTAAAGCCGTAAATGCCCAGCGCAAAGATGGCCAGGGTGGCGGCGATCGTCGTCTTGCGCCACTCCACGCACCATGTGACGGCGCGGCGGAAGCGGCGGAAGTTTGGCGTGTCGAACAATTCATGGTCGTTGTGCGCATGCGGCTTGACCTTCAGCAAGACGTAGCCGATGTAGGGCGTGAAGACGACAGCCACCACCCACGAAATGATCAGGGCCAGCGCATTGACGGAGAACAAAGAGAACGTGTATTCGCCGGCGGCCGACTTGGCCAGGCCGATGGGCAAGAAGCCCGCCACCGTGATCAGGGTACCCGTCAGCATGGGCATGGCCGTCGATGTGTAGGCGAACGTGGCCGCGTCGAAGCGGGACATGCCCTCTTCCATCTTGCGCACCATCATCTCGACGGCAATGATGGCGTCATCGACCAGCAAGCCCAGCGCGATGATCAGGGCACCGAGCGAAATCTTGTGCAGGTCGATGTCGAGCAGGCGCATGAACAGGAAGGTGACGGCCAGCACCAGCGGAATGGTCAGCGCCACCACCAGACCCGGCCGCACGTCGATGCGCAGCGGTTTCGTGTGCAAGCCCAGCGCGACAAAGCTGACGGCCAGCACGATCAAGATGGCTTCGATCAGGGTATGCACGAATTCGCCCACGGAGGCGGACACGGCTTCGGGCTGGTTCGACACGCGCTGCAGCTCTATGCCGACCGGCAATTCGCTCTTCATGCGCGTGACCGTCGCCTGCAGGGCCTTGCCCATGTCGATGATGTTGCCGCCCTTTTCCATCGACACGCCCAGGCCGATCACTTCCTTGCCATTGAAACGCATCTTGTCCTTGGGCGGATCGACAAATTCACGTTTCACGGTGGCAAAGTCGCCGAGGCGGAAGGTGGTGCCGTTGGCGCGCAGCTCCAGGTTTTCCAGGTCCTTGACGGTCACCATGGCGCCCGTCACGCGCACTTGCAGGTTATCCGTGGGCGTCACCAGCACGCCCGTGGCGTTGATGCTGTTTTGCTCGGACAATTGCTGCACGATGGCGTCAAAAGGAATGCCCAATTGGGCGAATTTCTTGTGCGAAAAGATGATATTGACTTTTTCGTCTTGCACGCCGAACAGCTCCACCTTCGACACCTGCCCCACGGCCAGCAGCTCCTGGCGCACCTTGTCCGCGTAATCCTTCATTTCCGCGTAGGTGAAACCGTCGCCAGACAGGGCGAAGATGGAGCCATAGGTGTCGCCGAACTCGTCATTGAAGAACGGGCCCACCACGCCAGCCGGCAAGGTGCCCTTGATGTCGCCGATCTTCTTGCGCACCTGGTACCAGGCGGCAGCCGTTTCCTTGGGCGGCGCCGATTCGCGCAGCTCCAGCAAGATCAATGTTTCACCAGGCTTCGAATAACTGGTGATTTCATTGATGTAGGGCGTTTCCTGCAGCTTCTTTTCCAGCTTGTCCGTCACCTGCTCGGCCATCTGCAGCGCCGTGGCACCGGGCCAGTACGCTTGCAAGACCATGGCGCGGAAGGTAAACGGGGGATCTTCATCCTGGCCCAGGCTGGCATAGCTGAGCATGCCGCCGATCAGCAGCACGGCCATCAGGTAGCGCGTCAGCGGGATGTGTTCGAGGGCCCAGCGCGACAGATTGAAACCGCCCTTCATTTGGCCGCACCCACGCTGACTGCGGCAGCGGCGACATCAGGCTTGCTGGCCAGTCCGGCACCGAGGAGGGATACTTTCTGGCCAGGCTTGAGCAGGTTGACGCCGGCAGTGACCACCGTCTGCCCCGCTTTCACGCCCGAGCTCAGCAGCAACTCATTGCCCGCCACGCCACCCACCGTCACCGGCACGAGCTTCACGGCGCCGTTTTTCCACCACCCACACGGAGCTTTGCGACTTTTCATTGAACAGGGCCGTCAACGGTACCTTGATCTGCGGCGTGGCCGTTTGCGAGGCGAACTGCACCACGGCCGTCATGCCCAGGCGTGCCTGCGGCGCGTCCGGGATGCTGACCTTGGCGATATAGGTGCGCGTGGCGGCATCGGCCACGGGCGAGACTTCGCGTATCTTGCCCGGCAAGCCCTGTTTCGGGTCGGCCCACAGGCGCACGACCACGTCCTTGACACCGCGCAAGGTTTCAACCTTGTCTTCAGGAATGCCGATCACGACTTCCTTCTCGCCGCTCTTGGCCACCTGCACCACGGGCGCCCCTGGCGCCACCACCTGCCCCACTTCGGCCTCGATGCGCGTGACGACGCCATCGACGTCAGCCAGCAAGCTGGCGTAGCCGGACTGGTTCGCCTGGCCCCGGTACAGGGCCTGGGCCGCTTCCACGTTCGCCTGCGCCGCCTTGTAGGTGGCATCCTTGCCATCGAGCACGGCCTGGCTGACGAAATTTTTCTCGCGCAAGTCCTGGTAGCGCTTCAATTCCGCGCGCGCCAGGTCGCGGCTCGTTTCCGCGCTGACCAGCGACGCCTTGGCCTGTGCCTGCGACAGTTGCAAGTCGACAGGATCGAGCTGCATCAACACTTGCCCCTTCTTGACGCTGGCACCCACGTCCACCTTGCGCGCCACGATCTTGCCGCCCACGCGGAAGCCCAGCTGCGATACGACACGGGGCACGACCTCGCCCGCCAGCTCGGCACTCACGTCAACATTACTGCTAGACAACACGATCGCGCGCACGGGACGCACGTCTTCCACTTTGACGGCAGGCTTGGAACAGGCCGCCAGGGTCAGCGCCAGGGTAGCGGCGGCAATCAGCCGCAGGGAAGGAAGTGCGGATGCGCCGGTCTCGCGGCGCGGGGTTTTCAGGGCAAACAAGGTATTTTCCTTTACTATGCGGGCTGTAATATTTTTATGCGGAGAAACTTTTTGCTTGCCCTTTGGGCCAAGCCAAACTTTTTCGCACGCGATATCCTTAAATTTGTGACAATATCAGCTTGGTCATGGCGGGAAGCAAATTTCCCCTAATGACTTTCTGGTTATTAATTATAATCGTGCGTAAAAGTTTTTAGTGACTTATGCGTCATTAATCTTGAGACGTACAACGTCCGGCCACATTCCAGCATTGTGGGGTGCCGGGCAAAACTGCAAGACTAGAGAAGTGTGTTCATGCCTGTAGACCATTACGAAAATTTTCCTGTTGCATCATTTTTACTGCCGCGCCGCCTGGTGCCCGCCGTCGAAGCCATCTATGCCTTCGCCCGCAGCGCGGACGACCTGGCCGATGAAGGCGACGCCACGCCGGCTGAACGCCTGGCCTCCCTGCACGCCTATGAAGGGGCGCTGGGCCGCATCGCCCGCCAGGAAGGCCATGCCGGCGAGAACGCCGCCATGTTCGAACGCCTGGCCGCCGTCATCGCCAAACACCAGTTGCCGCTGAAGCCGTTTTACGATCTGCTGTCGGCCTTCAAGCAGGATGTGGAAACGACGCGCTACGCCAGCTACGAAGACGTGCTCGACTACTGCGCCCGTTCCGCCAACCCCGTGGGGCTGCTGATGCTGCACCTGTATGGCGCGGCCGATGAACAGAATGTACGCGATTCCGATGCGATATGTTCAGCTTTGCAACTAATTAATTTCTTGCAAGACGTCGCCATCGACCAGCAAAAAGAGCGCATCTACCTGCCGATGGACGACCTGAGCCGCTTTGCCGTCTCCGCCGCCGCCTTCGAGCGGCCCGAGGCGCACGGCAAGTGGAGCGCCCTGATGCGCTTTGAAGTGGCCCGCACGCGCGCCCTGATGCTGTCCGGCGCGCCGCTGGCCCTGCGCCTGCGCGGACGCATCGGCTGGGAACTGCGTCTGGTGGTACAAGGGGGTTTGCGCATCCTCGAAGCCATCGAAGCCGTCAATTACGACGTATTCCGGCGCCGGCCCAAGCTGGAGAAACGCGACTGGCTGATCATTTTCTGGCGCGCCCTGCGCATGTCGCGCAAAAGCTTGCATCAAGAGACACAAGTAAAAACGGCTTTTCCCCCGTCGCCCACTCTGTAAGACGATAGAATAGCGGCTTCGATCTGTAACCCTTGCTCTTTTGACTATGTCTCCCGACGAATACTGCCAACAAAAGGCCGCCCAGAGCGGCTCCAGCTTCTACTACAGCTTCCTGTTCCTGCCCGCCGAGCGCCGCAAGGCCATCACGGCCCTGTACGCCTTCTGCCGCGAAGTCGATGACACGGTCGATGACTGCACGGACGAAGCCGTGGCACGCACCAAGCTGGTCTGGTGGCGCAAGGAAGTCAAGGCCATGTACGAGGGCATTCCCACGCATCCCGTGATGCGCGCGCTGGAACCGCATCTGGCCATATATAAACTGGAAGAAAAGCATTTGCAGGCCATCATCGACGGCATGGAAATGGACTTGAACCAGACCCGTTACCTCGACTACCAGGCCATGAGCCGCTATTGCTGGCATGTGGCCAGCGTGGTGGGCATCTTGTCGGCCAGCATCTTCGGCGCGACCCGCCCGGAAACCCTGCTGTACGCGGAAAAACTGGGCCATGCCTTCCAGCTGACCAACATCATCCGCGATGTGGGCGAAGATGCGCGCAAGGGGCGCATCTACCTGCCGATCAGCGAATTGCAGCAATTCAATGTGACGGCAGCCGACCTGCTGAACGCGCGTCACAGCGAAAACTTTGAAAACCTCATGCGTTTCCAGGTGGCGCGCGCGCAAAAGGCCTACGACGAAGCCTTTGCGCTCTTGCCAGCCGAGGATCGCCGCGCCCAGCGCCCGGGTCTGATCATGGCCGCCATCTACCGCACCCTGCTCAATGAAGTCGAGCGCGACGGCTACCACGTGCTGAAACAACGCATTTCGCTCACGCCGATCCGCAAACTGTGGCTGGCCTGGAAGACCTGGGTTCGTGGCTGAGAGTAACGTGAAGCAACGCTACGCCATCATCGGCGCCGGCTGGGCTGGCTGCGCGGCGGCCATGGAACTGGCGCGCACCGGTCACTCGGTAACCGTGTTCGAGGCGGCGCGCACTCTGGGCGGGCGCGCGCGCCGGGTCGAACGCGAAAGTACCGTGCTCGACAACGGCCAGCATATCTTACTGGGCGCGTACACGGAAACCTTGCGCCTGATGAAGCTGGCAGGGCAAGATCCCGGCGAACTGATCCTTAACCTGCCCCTGCAGATGCGCTATCCGGCCGGCCCGGACGGCATGGATTTCATCGCGCCCCGCCTGCCCGCGCCGCTGCACCTGGCATGGGCCCTGCTGCGCGCCAAGGGATTATTGCGCACAGACAAGCTGGCCCTGATGCGCTTTTCCACCGCCATGCGGTGGATGGGCTGGCAACTGTACAACGATTGCACGGTCAGCGAACTGCTGCAGCGCTTCGACCAGACGGACCGCTTGAATCGGCTGATGTGGTATCCGCTGTGTCTGGCAGCGCTGAATACCCCACCCGAGCGCGCCTCGGCGCGCGTCTTCATCAACGTGCTGCGCGACAGCCTGGGCGCGAGCCGCCGCCGCGCATCCGACATGCTGATCCCGAAAAGGGATCTGAGCAGCCTGCTGCCCGACGCGGCAAGCCGCTACCTGGCGCAGCATGGCGGCGAAGTACGCACGGGCGCCAAGGTTGCCGCCTTACGCGCCCTGCCCGATGGCCGCTGGCAACTCGATGACGGGGAAAGCTTTGATGGCGTGATTGTGGCCACCTCGTCCGTGCAGGCCGCCAACCTGCTGCAAGGCTTGCAGGATCCGCGCCTCGATGACGTCATTAACTGCATGCAAGCTTTCACGCCGGAAGCCATCAGCACCTGCTATCTGCAATACGACGCCTCGGTGCGCCTGGACTTGCCCTTGTACGCCCTCGTCGATGCACCGGAGCAGCAGCACTGGGGCCAGTTCGTCTTCGACCGGGGCCAGCTCGACAGCAACCAGGCGGGCTTGCTGGCCGTCGTCATCAGCGCCTCCGGTCCTGCCGCCGAGCAAGGCCATGGGCCGCTGGCCCAAGCCATCGCGGCGCAGCTGGCGCAGGTGTTGCAGCGTCCGGAACTGGCGCAGCCCGTCTGGACCCAGCTGATCACGGAAAAGCGCGCCACGTTTGCCTGCACGCCGGAACTACGGCGCCCCGGCAACGCCAGCGGCGTACCGGGCTTGCTGCTGGCCGGCGACTACACGGCCAATGAGGATCGGACACAAGACTATCCGGCCACCATCGAGGCGGCCGTGCGCAGCGGCGTGGCGGCGGCAAAGGCCGTCACCACGGGCAAGGTGGCAAAGTAGACTTGACGGTGCATCCTCCCCTGGTGTCACTCGCCCCCGCGAAATTGCATTCTGTCGCACCGCGCTGGTGCACTCGCGTGCGCTTGGGTACAGTCTGATCATCGACAACGGCCATGCCACGGGGAATACCATGCACACCACCTTGCACTTGAAAAACAGCTTGAAAGCCCTGGCCTTGCTGGCTTGTGTGGTGCTGGCCACCTTGATCGTCGTTCAGGTACAGCAAGCGCCACAAGCGCCATTGCTGCTGAGCCAGGCAAGCATGCTGCTGCCGGCAATGGGCTGAAGCGGCGGACAGGAAGAATATGATGAACAAGCAAGATTATCTCGACTCTCTGCGGCGTGCGCTGGCAGGCTTGCCACCGGACTTGGTGGCCAAGACTCTCGATTATTACGAACAGACCTTCATCGAAGGCGCCGCGGCCGGCCGCAGCGAGCACGAGATCGCCGACGATCTGGGCGACCCGAAAAAAATCGCCCTGACCTTGCGCAGCAGTACCCACCGCCAGGCTTTCGAACAGAAGAAAACCCCCGTCAACCTGCTGCGCCTGCTCGTCTCGCTGGTGGGCCTGACCATCTTCAACCTGTTCATGGTCGTCCCTGCCGCCGTCTACGCGGCCCTGCTGGCCGCCCTGTATGCCGTCGGCCTGAGCTTTTACCTGGCCGGCATCGCCATCACGGCCAGCGGCTTGTCCGGCGCCAACGAATTGGTGCTCGATGGCCCGTTTCGCCACATCTTCGTCCAGGACGATGAGGGCGGCGAGCGGCGCGAAACGCGCATCACCATCGGCGACACGGGCATCGAAGTCGATCACCTGCCCAGCCCCGTCAAGGCTGAGTCCGAGACACCGGGCGCGTCGTCGCGCGTGATGGAGCGGGCCGAAGCGCTGGCCGGTGGCGGCATCCGCATCTCCACCGACATGGACCGCGACGCGCGCACCACGCAAACCATCTTCGGCGTGGGCATGCTGCTCGGCGGCATCGCCATCTTCCTGCTCAGTCTGGTCGTAACGCGCTATACCTTGATCGGCATCAAGCGCTACGTTGCCATGAATGTCTCCCTGCTCAAAGGTCACTAGAAAGGCTGCCATGAAACGCTTGCTCAAAGTTGGCCTGTCCATGCTCCTGCTGGCACTGGTCCTGATCGCCATGTCGTATGCGGCGCTGCGCGCCAAGGGGATCAGCAATCCCAGCAGCGCTGCAGGCCGTGCCGTGCGCAGCGAAACGCGCCCGATTTCCGCCAATATCACCAGCATCGACCTGGCCGGCCCCATCGACCTGGTGCTGCGCCGTGGCGCCACGCCATCGCTGAAGGTCAGCGGCGAACAGCGTTTGCTGTCAAACGTCGACACGACGCAAGATGGCACGACCTTGCATATCGGCCCGAAAGGCATGCTGTTCCACCATCGCCAGCCCCTGCAGGTAGAACTGGTGCTGC
It encodes the following:
- the hpnC gene encoding squalene synthase HpnC → MPVDHYENFPVASFLLPRRLVPAVEAIYAFARSADDLADEGDATPAERLASLHAYEGALGRIARQEGHAGENAAMFERLAAVIAKHQLPLKPFYDLLSAFKQDVETTRYASYEDVLDYCARSANPVGLLMLHLYGAADEQNVRDSDAICSALQLINFLQDVAIDQQKERIYLPMDDLSRFAVSAAAFERPEAHGKWSALMRFEVARTRALMLSGAPLALRLRGRIGWELRLVVQGGLRILEAIEAVNYDVFRRRPKLEKRDWLIIFWRALRMSRKSLHQETQVKTAFPPSPTL
- a CDS encoding efflux RND transporter permease subunit; translation: MKGGFNLSRWALEHIPLTRYLMAVLLIGGMLSYASLGQDEDPPFTFRAMVLQAYWPGATALQMAEQVTDKLEKKLQETPYINEITSYSKPGETLILLELRESAPPKETAAAWYQVRKKIGDIKGTLPAGVVGPFFNDEFGDTYGSIFALSGDGFTYAEMKDYADKVRQELLAVGQVSKVELFGVQDEKVNIIFSHKKFAQLGIPFDAIVQQLSEQNSINATGVLVTPTDNLQVRVTGAMVTVKDLENLELRANGTTFRLGDFATVKREFVDPPKDKMRFNGKEVIGLGVSMEKGGNIIDMGKALQATVTRMKSELPVGIELQRVSNQPEAVSASVGEFVHTLIEAILIVLAVSFVALGLHTKPLRIDVRPGLVVALTIPLVLAVTFLFMRLLDIDLHKISLGALIIALGLLVDDAIIAVEMMVRKMEEGMSRFDAATFAYTSTAMPMLTGTLITVAGFLPIGLAKSAAGEYTFSLFSVNALALIISWVVAVVFTPYIGYVLLKVKPHAHNDHELFDTPNFRRFRRAVTWCVEWRKTTIAATLAIFALGIYGFNFIEKQFFPDSSRPELMVELWSPEGTTFAANEKQVKKFEAFVSKLDGVESVTSYVGTGSPRFYLPLDQIFPQTNVSQVVVLPKSLADRERLRQQIVDVFKKDFPEVRGRVKLLPNGPPVPYPVQFRVTGPEVAGVRAIADQVKDIMRANPNTLGVNDNWNESVKVLRLDLDQDKMRALGVTSKTVMQAANTILSGTVIGQFREDNKLIDIQVRQPLEERATISVLNDTNIPTATGKSVPISQLARAHFVWEPGVVWRDKREWAITVQSDVVDGIQGATVSTQLAPQLDALRTKLPAGYRITVKGVAADSGEAEASIAANLPLAIFIIFTLLMLQLHSFSRSLLVFLTGPLGVAGAAFALLLLHRPLGFVANLGVIALFGMIIRNSVILVDQIEQDIKDGSAPWDAIIDSAVRRCRPIVLTAAAAALAMIPLSRSVFWGPMAVAIMGGLILATALTLLFLPALYAAWFRVKKPEPVTAKQG
- a CDS encoding DUF1700 domain-containing protein is translated as MNKQDYLDSLRRALAGLPPDLVAKTLDYYEQTFIEGAAAGRSEHEIADDLGDPKKIALTLRSSTHRQAFEQKKTPVNLLRLLVSLVGLTIFNLFMVVPAAVYAALLAALYAVGLSFYLAGIAITASGLSGANELVLDGPFRHIFVQDDEGGERRETRITIGDTGIEVDHLPSPVKAESETPGASSRVMERAEALAGGGIRISTDMDRDARTTQTIFGVGMLLGGIAIFLLSLVVTRYTLIGIKRYVAMNVSLLKGH
- the hpnE gene encoding hydroxysqualene dehydroxylase HpnE — protein: MKQRYAIIGAGWAGCAAAMELARTGHSVTVFEAARTLGGRARRVERESTVLDNGQHILLGAYTETLRLMKLAGQDPGELILNLPLQMRYPAGPDGMDFIAPRLPAPLHLAWALLRAKGLLRTDKLALMRFSTAMRWMGWQLYNDCTVSELLQRFDQTDRLNRLMWYPLCLAALNTPPERASARVFINVLRDSLGASRRRASDMLIPKRDLSSLLPDAASRYLAQHGGEVRTGAKVAALRALPDGRWQLDDGESFDGVIVATSSVQAANLLQGLQDPRLDDVINCMQAFTPEAISTCYLQYDASVRLDLPLYALVDAPEQQHWGQFVFDRGQLDSNQAGLLAVVISASGPAAEQGHGPLAQAIAAQLAQVLQRPELAQPVWTQLITEKRATFACTPELRRPGNASGVPGLLLAGDYTANEDRTQDYPATIEAAVRSGVAAAKAVTTGKVAK
- a CDS encoding efflux RND transporter periplasmic adaptor subunit, which codes for MFALKTPRRETGASALPSLRLIAAATLALTLAACSKPAVKVEDVRPVRAIVLSSSNVDVSAELAGEVVPRVVSQLGFRVGGKIVARKVDVGASVKKGQVLMQLDPVDLQLSQAQAKASLVSAETSRDLARAELKRYQDLREKNFVSQAVLDGKDATYKAAQANVEAAQALYRGQANQSGYASLLADVDGVVTRIEAEVGQVVAPGAPVVQVAKSGEKEVVIGIPEDKVETLRGVKDVVVRLWADPKQGLPGKIREVSPVADAATRTYIAKVSIPDAPQARLGMTAVVQFASQTATPQIKVPLTALFNEKSQSSVWVVEKRRREARAGDGGWRGGQ
- the hpnD gene encoding presqualene diphosphate synthase HpnD; translation: MSPDEYCQQKAAQSGSSFYYSFLFLPAERRKAITALYAFCREVDDTVDDCTDEAVARTKLVWWRKEVKAMYEGIPTHPVMRALEPHLAIYKLEEKHLQAIIDGMEMDLNQTRYLDYQAMSRYCWHVASVVGILSASIFGATRPETLLYAEKLGHAFQLTNIIRDVGEDARKGRIYLPISELQQFNVTAADLLNARHSENFENLMRFQVARAQKAYDEAFALLPAEDRRAQRPGLIMAAIYRTLLNEVERDGYHVLKQRISLTPIRKLWLAWKTWVRG